In one Agathobacter rectalis ATCC 33656 genomic region, the following are encoded:
- a CDS encoding helix-turn-helix domain-containing protein, translating to MDLKAVGQRIKSAREAKNLTQEELAALVNLSPTHVSVIERGLKVTKLDTFVAIANALDVSADTLLIDVVAHSVTGVTNELTEKIEKLPIKEQKKIIKVIHTLLEE from the coding sequence ATGGATTTGAAGGCAGTAGGACAGCGAATCAAATCAGCACGAGAAGCAAAAAATCTCACGCAAGAGGAACTGGCTGCATTAGTAAATTTAAGTCCGACGCATGTGAGTGTAATAGAGAGAGGCTTGAAAGTTACAAAATTGGATACCTTTGTTGCAATTGCAAATGCATTAGATGTTTCTGCAGATACTCTTTTGATTGATGTTGTGGCACATTCAGTTACAGGTGTTACCAATGAGCTGACAGAGAAAATAGAAAAACTTCCGATCAAAGAGCAGAAAAAAATTATCAAAGTAATTCATACATTATTGGAAGAGTAA
- a CDS encoding helix-turn-helix transcriptional regulator — protein sequence MAINNTLKDIREERNLIQADLAEAIGSCSQTIGRIERGERNPSLEIAIRLAHYLKVPVEDIFQVED from the coding sequence ATGGCAATCAATAATACATTAAAAGATATTCGTGAAGAACGGAATCTCATTCAAGCAGATTTGGCTGAAGCCATAGGTTCCTGCAGCCAGACGATAGGCCGCATCGAACGTGGAGAACGAAATCCCTCTCTTGAGATTGCAATCCGGCTGGCACATTACCTGAAAGTGCCTGTAGAAGATATTTTTCAAGTTGAAGACTGA
- a CDS encoding ABC transporter ATP-binding protein gives MKGISEKTLIKIKDLKASVKLNNGDMLTTVTNANMELQRGRSYAIVGKSGSGKTSLISIIGLLNREYEGEYLYDGISISALKDRDLSILRANNIGFVFQNYSLIKHLRVWENIELPLLYAKKSFTAKQRHEIITGLLKSVGLESKENDYPINLSGGEQQRVAIARALAVSPEAILCDEPTGALDKKTGTQIMELLHSVVKENGIMLLLVTHDPDIADTCDTIFEMDGGRITCAKNDT, from the coding sequence ATGAAAGGAATTTCCGAAAAGACTTTAATCAAAATAAAGGATTTGAAAGCAAGCGTCAAATTGAATAATGGCGATATGCTGACAACAGTAACCAACGCTAATATGGAATTGCAACGAGGGCGCAGTTATGCCATTGTCGGAAAGTCCGGCTCAGGCAAAACAAGCCTTATATCCATTATTGGCTTGTTAAATCGGGAATATGAGGGCGAGTACCTTTATGATGGTATATCTATTTCTGCTTTGAAAGACCGTGATCTGTCTATACTGCGAGCCAATAATATCGGATTTGTATTTCAGAACTACTCTCTGATTAAGCACTTGCGGGTATGGGAAAATATCGAATTACCCCTACTCTATGCCAAAAAGTCGTTTACCGCCAAACAGCGTCACGAGATAATTACAGGCTTGCTAAAAAGTGTCGGCTTAGAAAGCAAGGAAAATGATTACCCAATCAATTTGTCCGGCGGTGAACAACAAAGAGTTGCAATCGCAAGGGCGCTTGCAGTATCTCCGGAAGCCATTTTATGTGATGAGCCTACGGGAGCGTTGGATAAAAAGACGGGAACGCAGATTATGGAACTGTTGCACAGCGTCGTAAAAGAAAATGGAATTATGCTGCTGTTGGTTACGCACGATCCTGATATTGCAGATACCTGTGATACGATTTTTGAAATGGATGGAGGGAGGATAACTTGTGCTAAAAATGATACTTAA
- a CDS encoding winged helix-turn-helix domain-containing protein produces the protein MEFKAQDSTAFDDMLAFVKQHPDFEKLEISYEPTLSLSGLEINLSRRRVINNGQEIELTVKEYDILCLLAANKGRVLTYEQIYDKVWGEISAGNEKDTVGFHIRNLRKKLCDTNSHFSIDSVREIGYRFNSQ, from the coding sequence ATGGAGTTCAAAGCACAAGACTCAACAGCCTTTGACGATATGCTGGCTTTTGTAAAACAGCACCCTGATTTTGAAAAATTAGAGATTTCATATGAGCCGACATTATCCCTTTCCGGCTTAGAAATCAATTTGAGCCGGCGCAGAGTTATCAATAACGGTCAGGAAATTGAACTGACCGTCAAAGAGTACGATATACTCTGCTTGCTCGCAGCCAATAAAGGTCGTGTTCTTACATACGAGCAGATTTATGATAAGGTGTGGGGCGAAATATCAGCAGGCAATGAAAAGGATACCGTAGGCTTTCACATTCGGAATCTTCGTAAAAAACTTTGTGATACAAACTCTCACTTTTCCATAGATAGTGTTCGTGAGATCGGCTACCGCTTTAACAGTCAGTAA
- a CDS encoding MmcQ/YjbR family DNA-binding protein codes for MKKEEIFEYVKKQYGTVPEYLWAQSPDNAVLRHKNGKWYAVVMTVEKSKLGLEGKDPVDIMDVKCDPDMTNMIIQTYGFLPGYHMNKQHWITILLDGSVSEAKTLDFLDMSYDLIDGAGRKEENVSGLQ; via the coding sequence GTGAAGAAAGAAGAAATTTTTGAATATGTGAAGAAACAGTATGGTACGGTGCCGGAGTATTTATGGGCACAATCACCAGATAATGCTGTGCTACGACATAAGAATGGAAAATGGTATGCTGTGGTCATGACGGTTGAAAAATCGAAACTGGGATTAGAAGGAAAAGATCCGGTTGATATCATGGACGTAAAGTGTGATCCGGACATGACGAATATGATTATTCAGACTTATGGATTTTTACCTGGATACCATATGAATAAGCAGCACTGGATCACGATTTTACTGGATGGTTCTGTCAGTGAGGCTAAGACACTGGACTTTTTGGATATGAGCTATGACCTGATTGACGGAGCAGGCAGAAAAGAAGAAAATGTAAGTGGATTACAGTGA
- a CDS encoding helix-turn-helix domain-containing protein, protein MRDFGEILAENRKKKGYSQSDLVNLLSQEGIQVTTKALSKWENNAREPALHVFLTLCQLLDIEDIYESFFGENPYNIMSGLNEEGRNKLIEFADILKASKKFSPLSAKIIPFHHPVEITWEPVSAGTGNYLEDSVKETYDVGHLAPEQTDFGVRISGDSMEPLYHTDDVAWIQKKDSLANGEIGIFYLNGNTYIKELHDEPDGVYLISLNQKYRPIQVLESDSFKIFGKVIGKCKGAEIPGFH, encoded by the coding sequence ATGCGTGATTTCGGGGAAATATTAGCAGAAAATAGAAAAAAGAAAGGATACTCTCAATCAGATCTGGTAAACCTGCTTTCTCAGGAAGGTATTCAGGTCACTACAAAAGCACTCTCCAAATGGGAGAACAATGCACGAGAACCCGCTTTACATGTTTTCCTGACACTTTGCCAGTTACTTGATATCGAAGATATATATGAATCCTTCTTTGGAGAAAATCCATATAACATTATGAGTGGATTGAATGAAGAAGGCAGAAATAAATTGATTGAATTTGCTGATATTTTGAAAGCTTCTAAAAAGTTTTCTCCACTGTCTGCAAAGATTATCCCATTCCATCATCCTGTAGAAATTACCTGGGAACCAGTTTCTGCTGGTACTGGAAATTACCTGGAAGATTCTGTAAAAGAAACCTATGACGTAGGACATCTTGCTCCTGAGCAGACTGACTTTGGTGTGCGGATCTCTGGTGATAGTATGGAGCCACTTTATCATACAGACGATGTTGCATGGATTCAGAAAAAAGATTCTCTTGCTAATGGTGAAATTGGAATCTTCTATCTCAACGGCAATACTTACATCAAGGAATTACACGATGAGCCAGATGGTGTTTATCTGATCTCTTTAAATCAAAAATATCGTCCTATCCAAGTTTTGGAATCTGACTCTTTTAAGATTTTTGGAAAAGTAATCGGGAAATGCAAAGGTGCAGAAATTCCAGGATTTCATTAG
- a CDS encoding ABC transporter permease — protein sequence MILKDLRLSPLRSILTSVSMLVGIIAMLGSVLVGTLGREYLISVNAQVYGWSPTYSFVITESDFHDRNKMEQLFQRFEAIDDVAAVTFSMGEDIRFAPMKDLTPIPPNDVYQNLMAFDLVCTTEAYSQVYNLPMTSGRWLEPSSEGGSLEVVINKEAKNYFNDSPYAAGNVKSTLSLTPFNIVGVVNDGRDFPTIYADSAAILNFAPAMWQVQNANVYWHPTTGLTIEQIHSALGDILTDTIGGYWESAGRSDIGDTYDSVLSILQLGLLVTSLLLLFVSVLGQINIGLSSLEQRTHELLIRRAIGASRTNIVALVLGSQLILSIFVCLAAILISLILVHCIGALLPVDSPVGTPSYPISVAVVAVAVSVLTALLGGLLPALKAAKLEPALALR from the coding sequence ATGATACTTAAAGACCTTCGTCTGTCTCCACTTAGAAGTATTCTGACAAGTGTTTCAATGCTTGTAGGCATTATCGCAATGCTTGGATCGGTATTAGTTGGTACGCTTGGACGGGAGTATTTGATTTCCGTAAACGCACAGGTATATGGCTGGTCACCTACTTACTCATTCGTGATAACGGAATCCGATTTTCACGATAGAAATAAAATGGAACAATTATTCCAGAGATTTGAAGCCATTGATGATGTAGCCGCTGTTACTTTTTCTATGGGAGAAGATATTCGATTTGCACCAATGAAAGATTTAACGCCAATACCGCCGAATGATGTTTACCAAAACCTGATGGCTTTTGATTTAGTTTGCACCACGGAGGCATATAGTCAAGTCTATAATCTTCCAATGACATCCGGTAGATGGTTAGAGCCTTCGAGTGAGGGCGGCTCGCTTGAAGTGGTCATAAACAAAGAAGCTAAAAACTATTTTAATGATTCGCCCTATGCTGCAGGAAATGTAAAAAGCACACTTTCGTTAACCCCATTCAATATTGTCGGAGTAGTAAACGATGGCAGGGATTTTCCGACTATCTATGCGGATTCTGCGGCGATCCTCAATTTCGCACCAGCAATGTGGCAAGTACAAAATGCAAATGTGTATTGGCATCCCACAACAGGACTGACAATCGAACAGATACATTCTGCCCTTGGCGACATTTTGACTGATACCATTGGCGGTTACTGGGAAAGTGCTGGGCGGAGTGATATTGGAGATACCTATGATTCGGTATTGTCCATACTGCAATTAGGGCTTTTGGTTACTTCGCTTTTGTTGCTGTTTGTTTCCGTATTAGGGCAGATCAATATCGGACTATCTTCATTGGAACAGCGCACACATGAGTTGCTGATCCGCAGAGCGATAGGTGCTTCACGAACAAATATTGTGGCATTGGTTTTAGGCTCACAGTTGATTTTATCAATATTCGTTTGCCTTGCAGCTATTTTGATTTCGCTGATTTTGGTGCATTGTATTGGAGCGTTGCTCCCTGTGGATTCCCCGGTGGGAACACCGAGTTATCCAATCAGCGTTGCTGTTGTTGCAGTTGCTGTGTCTGTGCTTACAGCATTATTGGGCGGATTATTACCAGCATTGAAAGCAGCAAAATTAGAGCCTGCATTGGCTCTTAGATAA
- a CDS encoding relaxase/mobilization nuclease domain-containing protein: MAYIKIFPIKVTDKKALDYITNPDKTDEKLLVSSFGCSPETADLEFSMTREMAKKNGMDKGNNLAFHLIQSFKPGEVDAETAHRLGQQFAAEVLKGKYEYVISTHVDKKHIHNHIIFNAASFVDHHKYVSNKRSYHKLCRISNRICLENGLATSMPTGEKGKSYKENMEYHRGTSWKAKLRVAVDKAIWTSINYEEFLQKMQLAGYEVRQGKHLSFRAPEQKNFTYMKSLGSYYTEENVRIHLAKNRSKVKTPKHLSREARLYINISTYVTTGNREGFEHWAKLNNLKEAARTFNYLSENNLLNYEDFRQHVSDVDASVKAADQRIAHITSELSTQKVIQKHCDSYRLCRKVIEDCKSAKNPKEYRSKHLAEYQLHDSLKKELQDLGVTKIPSSEKIQKRIENLESEQAATVREKQKLQKKQKTLDIIQQNFSVLLDAPEINSDLLPAKREPVSVTRDK; encoded by the coding sequence ATGGCATATATTAAGATCTTCCCCATTAAAGTAACAGACAAGAAAGCTCTGGACTATATCACGAATCCAGACAAGACTGATGAAAAACTGCTGGTTTCCAGTTTTGGCTGTTCCCCGGAAACTGCTGATCTCGAATTTTCCATGACTAGAGAAATGGCAAAAAAGAATGGAATGGACAAAGGTAATAACCTGGCATTTCATCTGATCCAGTCATTTAAACCTGGAGAAGTTGATGCCGAAACTGCCCATCGCTTAGGACAGCAATTTGCAGCCGAAGTACTGAAAGGAAAATATGAATACGTGATCAGTACCCATGTTGATAAAAAGCACATTCATAACCATATCATCTTCAACGCTGCAAGCTTTGTTGATCATCACAAGTATGTTTCCAATAAGCGGAGCTACCATAAACTCTGCAGAATCAGTAATCGTATCTGCCTGGAAAATGGACTTGCCACCAGTATGCCAACCGGAGAAAAAGGAAAAAGCTATAAAGAGAACATGGAATATCATCGTGGCACCAGTTGGAAAGCCAAGCTACGTGTTGCAGTTGATAAAGCAATCTGGACTTCCATCAACTATGAGGAATTTCTACAAAAAATGCAGTTAGCTGGATATGAAGTCCGGCAGGGAAAGCATCTTTCTTTCCGTGCACCGGAACAAAAAAATTTCACTTATATGAAATCTCTGGGAAGTTATTATACGGAAGAAAACGTCCGCATCCACTTAGCTAAAAATCGTAGCAAAGTGAAAACTCCAAAACATCTGTCCAGAGAAGCTCGCCTGTATATCAATATCTCCACGTATGTAACGACTGGCAATCGAGAAGGATTTGAACATTGGGCAAAACTCAATAATCTAAAAGAGGCAGCCCGCACCTTCAACTATCTTTCAGAAAATAACCTACTGAATTATGAGGATTTCAGGCAGCATGTTTCTGATGTTGATGCTTCTGTTAAAGCGGCTGATCAGAGAATAGCACACATCACCAGTGAGCTAAGCACGCAGAAAGTCATTCAGAAACACTGTGATTCTTACCGGCTCTGCCGTAAAGTGATAGAAGATTGCAAATCTGCAAAAAATCCAAAAGAATACCGTTCCAAGCATCTGGCAGAATACCAACTCCACGATTCACTAAAAAAAGAGCTTCAGGATCTCGGTGTTACCAAAATCCCTAGCTCTGAAAAAATCCAGAAGCGGATTGAAAATCTTGAATCTGAACAAGCTGCTACCGTCCGGGAAAAACAGAAATTACAGAAAAAGCAGAAAACACTGGATATCATTCAGCAAAATTTCTCTGTGCTGCTCGATGCTCCTGAAATCAATTCAGACTTACTTCCGGCAAAACGGGAACCTGTTTCTGTCACAAGAGATAAATAA
- a CDS encoding DUF6219 family protein, producing MKSHKYWSLGALFCMLGCIYSGIRKSMTAHKYFAYSSLLCMGMSIYSGHKLVSPKKKKITESNNSENN from the coding sequence ATGAAATCACATAAATACTGGTCCCTAGGCGCACTTTTCTGTATGTTGGGATGCATTTATTCTGGAATCAGAAAATCTATGACTGCACATAAATACTTTGCCTATTCTTCATTGCTTTGTATGGGCATGTCCATTTATTCCGGTCACAAACTGGTTTCTCCAAAGAAGAAAAAAATCACTGAATCAAACAATAGTGAAAATAATTGA
- a CDS encoding sporulation initiation factor Spo0A C-terminal domain-containing protein, which produces MREKTIYEKIAKKYNTTPEEVRREMQIAIDAGFDNPDPDVQEEWKKMTLKGDRPTPEEVINYAVKQLKGN; this is translated from the coding sequence ATGAGAGAGAAAACTATTTATGAGAAAATTGCAAAAAAGTACAACACAACACCAGAAGAGGTACGCAGAGAAATGCAGATAGCCATAGATGCAGGATTTGATAATCCTGATCCGGATGTGCAGGAAGAATGGAAGAAAATGACACTTAAAGGAGACAGACCCACACCGGAAGAAGTAATCAATTACGCAGTAAAACAATTAAAAGGAAATTAA
- a CDS encoding YaiI/YqxD family protein, with protein sequence MQIFVDADACPVVAIIEKIAKDNSVPVMLLCDTNHVLSSTYSKVVVVGAGADAVDYKLISICHKGDIVVSQDYGVAAMALGKGAYAIHQSGKWYTDDNIDQMLMERHLSKKARRSSRKCHVKGPKKRTEEDDERFAQSFEKMLLMAREKEGR encoded by the coding sequence ATGCAAATATTTGTTGATGCAGATGCCTGCCCAGTGGTTGCGATCATTGAAAAGATTGCAAAAGATAATAGTGTTCCGGTAATGTTGTTGTGTGATACAAACCATGTTCTGTCATCGACTTATAGTAAAGTTGTTGTTGTCGGTGCAGGAGCAGATGCAGTAGATTATAAACTGATTAGTATCTGCCATAAAGGAGATATTGTCGTATCACAGGACTATGGTGTGGCTGCAATGGCATTGGGAAAAGGTGCTTATGCTATTCATCAATCAGGTAAATGGTACACGGATGATAATATTGATCAGATGCTAATGGAACGTCACCTGAGTAAAAAAGCCAGAAGAAGTTCCCGTAAATGTCATGTCAAGGGACCGAAGAAGCGGACGGAGGAAGATGATGAAAGATTCGCTCAGTCTTTTGAAAAAATGCTTTTGATGGCACGGGAGAAAGAAGGCAGATGA
- a CDS encoding D-alanyl-D-alanine carboxypeptidase family protein, with translation MQRKRRKKKRFGVFLFLLVVCIGIGIMFVPWAMQPENFREVKNKINGFLYKEDFPDSYNAKSLILVDCSDDEIFVSKNENEPQIPASLAKLFVIEYASTLADLDSIVVADYGAISLTKPGSSVAQIKEKEYFLHNLFAAMLVPSGNDAAYVVADYCGGLLSPQAESCQERVRIFMENLNLHLQQQGYLDTVLYDPSGFDMEALTTTLDLKEVVYRLLEYSWFREIVSQNTYTATLPDGSTQIWQNTNAFLDPTSEYYNENVCGIKTGSLSDDYNLIVLYQQHGKEFLICSLGSQSDSSRYDDVNFILKTIDESYYLTQ, from the coding sequence ATGCAGAGAAAACGCCGTAAGAAAAAACGATTTGGAGTATTTTTGTTTTTGCTTGTAGTTTGTATCGGCATAGGTATAATGTTTGTGCCGTGGGCAATGCAGCCGGAAAATTTCAGAGAGGTAAAGAATAAAATAAATGGTTTTCTCTACAAAGAAGATTTTCCTGACTCTTATAATGCAAAATCGCTGATTTTGGTGGATTGTTCTGATGATGAAATATTTGTTTCAAAAAACGAGAACGAGCCACAAATTCCTGCAAGTTTAGCCAAGCTGTTTGTTATTGAGTATGCGTCAACTTTAGCAGACCTTGATAGTATCGTTGTTGCAGACTATGGTGCTATTTCACTCACGAAACCTGGCTCGTCTGTTGCTCAAATCAAGGAAAAAGAATACTTTTTACACAATCTATTTGCGGCAATGTTAGTACCGTCAGGGAATGACGCAGCTTATGTGGTTGCTGATTATTGTGGAGGATTACTTTCGCCGCAAGCAGAAAGCTGTCAAGAGCGTGTGAGGATTTTCATGGAGAACTTAAACCTGCATTTGCAACAGCAGGGGTACTTAGACACAGTTTTATATGATCCGAGTGGTTTTGATATGGAGGCACTTACCACCACTTTAGATTTGAAAGAAGTAGTATATCGGTTGTTGGAATACTCGTGGTTTAGAGAAATTGTATCTCAAAACACTTATACGGCAACACTGCCTGATGGCAGTACACAAATATGGCAGAATACAAACGCCTTCCTTGATCCGACATCCGAATATTACAACGAAAATGTATGCGGAATTAAGACTGGCTCTCTGTCTGACGACTATAACTTGATTGTGCTTTATCAGCAGCACGGAAAAGAGTTTTTGATATGCAGTTTAGGCTCTCAGTCCGATTCCTCTCGTTATGACGATGTGAATTTTATTCTGAAAACGATTGATGAATCGTATTATCTCACGCAATAA
- a CDS encoding SOS response-associated peptidase, which produces MCGRYYIDSDMADEIEKVVHDIDQRIRQEHFAGDIFPTNVAPIIEKSEHGLKLDVCKWGYPLSQGKNLVINARAESVMDKPSFRNGILYHRILIPASGFYEWNRLKEKNTFSRYDAPVLYMAGFCDWFENERRFVIMTTAANESMIKVHDRMPLILEKGQLKDWFDDRKMEQILHQVPVQLKREAEYEQQSLFL; this is translated from the coding sequence ATGTGTGGTAGATATTATATTGATTCTGATATGGCAGATGAAATCGAAAAAGTAGTGCATGATATAGACCAACGGATCCGGCAGGAACATTTTGCAGGAGATATCTTTCCAACCAATGTAGCACCGATCATTGAAAAATCAGAACATGGATTGAAACTGGATGTTTGCAAGTGGGGATATCCATTGTCACAAGGAAAGAATCTGGTTATAAATGCAAGAGCAGAATCTGTTATGGATAAACCTTCTTTTCGAAATGGAATCCTCTATCACCGCATTTTGATACCGGCAAGTGGGTTCTATGAATGGAATCGGTTAAAAGAGAAAAATACATTTTCCAGATATGATGCACCAGTATTGTATATGGCTGGCTTCTGTGATTGGTTTGAGAATGAACGACGATTTGTGATTATGACTACAGCAGCCAATGAATCTATGATAAAAGTACATGATCGTATGCCGCTGATATTGGAAAAAGGACAGCTGAAAGATTGGTTCGATGACAGGAAAATGGAGCAAATTCTGCATCAGGTACCGGTTCAGCTAAAACGAGAGGCAGAATACGAACAGCAGAGCTTATTCTTATAA
- a CDS encoding MobC family plasmid mobilization relaxosome protein — MAERKRNKEIHFYVTEEERKLIRRKMIESKTKNMGAYLRKMAIDGYIVNTDTTPLKKQYEEMHKIGININQIAKKVNTTGDLYPEEMQELKEMVKELWHILRSSPLK, encoded by the coding sequence ATGGCTGAAAGAAAAAGAAACAAAGAAATTCATTTTTATGTCACAGAAGAAGAACGAAAGCTAATCCGCAGGAAGATGATAGAATCAAAAACCAAGAACATGGGAGCTTATCTGCGTAAGATGGCAATCGACGGCTACATCGTCAACACAGATACAACTCCTCTGAAGAAACAGTATGAGGAAATGCACAAGATTGGCATAAATATCAACCAGATTGCAAAAAAGGTAAATACCACCGGAGATCTATATCCGGAAGAAATGCAAGAATTGAAAGAGATGGTGAAAGAACTATGGCATATATTAAGATCTTCCCCATTAAAGTAA
- the dinB gene encoding DNA polymerase IV, translating into MSERVILHSDMNCFYASVEMLHHPEFAGMPLAVGGDPEARHGIVLTANYIAKKKGVKTGMALWQAKQVCPEIIFVPPRMDLYLRFSQMAREIYSEYTDKIEPYGIDEAWLDVSDSGNLKGSGMTIAREISHRIKYELGVTVSIGISWNKIYAKLGSDYKKPDAITEFNRENYKDRIWQLPASDLLYVGRQTNKKLQKLGIRTIGQLAESDEKLLESHFGKIGNVLWAFANGWDEDPVCKEGYEAPVKSIGNSTTTPRDLENDLDVWIIQIALAESVAARLRKHGFKCKTVEITVRDNGLYSFSRQIHLRQPTNITNEIVTAAFQLFKDNYKWEHPIRSLGIRAADLVLDDIPVQLDLFGNQEKKEKLEKLDRTVDEIRRRFGYFSIQRAAMYQDKVLSHLDAGTHTVHPHSYFHG; encoded by the coding sequence TTGAGTGAGCGTGTGATCCTGCATAGTGATATGAACTGTTTTTATGCCAGTGTAGAAATGCTACATCATCCGGAATTTGCTGGAATGCCTCTGGCAGTCGGTGGTGATCCGGAAGCCCGGCATGGAATTGTGCTGACAGCAAATTATATTGCCAAGAAAAAAGGAGTAAAAACCGGAATGGCATTATGGCAGGCGAAACAGGTTTGCCCGGAAATTATTTTTGTACCACCACGGATGGATTTATATTTGCGATTTTCTCAAATGGCAAGGGAAATCTATTCAGAGTATACAGATAAAATTGAGCCATATGGAATTGATGAAGCCTGGCTGGATGTATCAGATAGTGGAAATCTGAAAGGAAGCGGAATGACGATTGCGAGAGAAATCAGCCATCGGATTAAATACGAACTTGGAGTAACAGTGAGTATTGGAATTTCCTGGAATAAGATTTATGCGAAACTTGGTTCAGATTACAAAAAGCCGGATGCAATCACAGAGTTTAATCGAGAAAATTATAAAGACAGGATATGGCAGCTTCCTGCGTCAGATTTGCTTTATGTCGGAAGACAGACAAATAAGAAATTGCAAAAACTTGGAATCCGGACAATCGGGCAACTTGCGGAATCAGACGAAAAGTTGTTAGAGAGCCATTTTGGAAAAATAGGAAATGTATTATGGGCTTTCGCAAATGGCTGGGATGAAGATCCGGTTTGCAAGGAAGGGTATGAAGCTCCAGTAAAGTCGATAGGTAATAGCACCACAACACCGAGAGATCTGGAAAATGATCTGGATGTTTGGATCATTCAAATAGCATTGGCAGAAAGTGTAGCTGCACGATTGCGGAAACATGGATTTAAATGCAAAACAGTAGAAATTACAGTTCGAGATAATGGATTGTATAGTTTTTCCAGACAGATACATTTACGACAGCCAACGAATATTACAAATGAGATTGTAACTGCAGCATTTCAGCTATTTAAAGATAATTACAAATGGGAACATCCCATTAGAAGCCTGGGAATCCGAGCTGCGGATCTTGTGTTAGATGATATTCCCGTGCAGTTGGATTTATTTGGAAATCAGGAGAAAAAAGAAAAGTTAGAGAAGCTGGATCGTACTGTAGATGAGATAAGACGACGGTTTGGATATTTCAGTATACAGCGAGCGGCAATGTACCAGGATAAAGTCTTATCCCACTTAGACGCTGGTACGCACACGGTCCATCCACACAGTTATTTTCATGGGTAA